A stretch of the bacterium CG_4_10_14_0_2_um_filter_33_32 genome encodes the following:
- the rpmB gene encoding 50S ribosomal protein L28 — protein sequence MMRVCDICGKGTTFGHNVSHSNRKTNRKWLPNLQYKKINIDGAETRVRLCTRCLRSKTKIKAKKS from the coding sequence ATAATGCGAGTCTGTGACATTTGCGGAAAGGGTACTACGTTCGGTCATAATGTAAGTCATTCGAACAGAAAGACAAACAGAAAGTGGCTTCCTAATTTGCAGTATAAAAAAATCAATATAGATGGGGCAGAGACTAGAGTACGACTTTGTACCCGATGTTTAAGAAGCAAAACAAAAATTAAAGCTAAGAAAAGTTAA
- a CDS encoding MBL fold metallo-hydrolase: MEITWLGQACFKLEGKDSTLVIDPFDPATGLKLPKSLSANLLLITHEHHDHNYRQGVSGNPYEINSPGEYEVAGATVTGITAFHDKKNGEERGKITIYLMEFEGIKICHLGDLGQDLSDDEIDKLGTVDILMIPVGSTYTIDGEEAAKIVGEIEPKIVIPMHYKIPGVNTPLELEPVDKFQKKFEGKVEQEDKLKIKAANLPQELKVVVLKSQGK, translated from the coding sequence ATGGAAATTACTTGGTTAGGACAAGCTTGTTTCAAATTAGAAGGTAAGGACAGTACTTTAGTTATTGATCCTTTTGATCCTGCTACTGGCTTAAAATTACCAAAAAGTTTATCCGCAAATCTATTGCTTATAACTCATGAGCATCATGACCATAACTACCGTCAAGGAGTTTCTGGAAATCCTTATGAAATAAACTCTCCCGGAGAATATGAAGTAGCAGGAGCTACAGTAACAGGAATAACAGCATTTCATGATAAAAAGAATGGTGAAGAACGCGGCAAGATAACGATATATTTAATGGAGTTTGAAGGAATCAAAATTTGTCACCTTGGAGACCTTGGACAAGACCTAAGTGATGATGAAATTGATAAACTTGGCACAGTTGATATTCTCATGATTCCTGTTGGATCAACTTATACAATTGACGGCGAAGAAGCGGCAAAAATTGTAGGAGAAATTGAACCAAAAATCGTAATCCCTATGCACTATAAAATACCCGGAGTTAATACACCTTTAGAATTAGAACCAGTAGATAAATTTCAGAAAAAATTCGAAGGAAAGGTTGAACAAGAAGATAAATTAAAAATAAAGGCAGCTAATCTGCCTCAAGAACTAAAAGTTGTCGTCCTAAAATCGCAAGGAAAGTAA
- a CDS encoding ComF family protein, whose translation MYFALFFYEIIIFILINSAKKFLIDLFFPPHCVNCNKEGDWLCNDCQGRIKIINSIFCSKCNMLTTDRKLCDSCRRNSNLKGILFLGYYSDEILKKAIWGFKYNFVKEVGQSLSLLLADYLEGKLDFDDGVLVAVPLNKHRLSWRGFNQSEILARGISDKLNIPFQKNVLERVKNTQSQIGLSRKERLENVASAFKVVDKIDQKRVFLVDDVFTTGSTLEECAKELKEFGVKEVWGVVLAKD comes from the coding sequence ATGTACTTTGCTTTATTTTTTTATGAAATTATAATATTTATATTGATTAATTCAGCAAAAAAATTTCTAATAGATTTATTTTTCCCTCCCCATTGTGTTAATTGCAATAAAGAGGGTGATTGGCTATGTAATGATTGTCAAGGAAGAATAAAAATTATTAATTCTATTTTTTGTTCCAAATGCAACATGCTTACAACAGATAGAAAACTTTGCGATTCTTGTAGAAGAAATTCTAATTTAAAAGGGATATTATTTCTCGGCTATTATAGTGACGAGATATTAAAAAAAGCTATCTGGGGATTCAAATACAATTTTGTAAAAGAAGTTGGTCAATCACTTTCACTGTTGCTTGCTGATTATTTAGAGGGGAAATTGGATTTTGATGATGGTGTTTTAGTTGCCGTTCCTTTAAATAAACATAGATTAAGCTGGAGAGGATTTAATCAATCTGAAATCTTAGCAAGGGGTATTTCGGATAAATTAAATATTCCATTTCAAAAAAATGTTCTAGAGAGAGTTAAAAATACACAGAGCCAAATAGGACTGTCAAGAAAAGAAAGATTAGAAAATGTTGCCTCGGCCTTTAAGGTAGTTGATAAAATCGATCAAAAAAGGGTATTTTTGGTTGATGATGTTTTTACAACTGGCTCAACATTGGAAGAATGCGCGAAAGAATTAAAAGAATTCGGAGTAAAAGAAGTTTGGGGAGTTGTTTTAGCTAAGGATTAA